The Microbacterium luteum genome includes a region encoding these proteins:
- a CDS encoding M1 family metallopeptidase: MSDAYTPSSGDASYDVESYDLDLRYAVRTNHLEARATLNAVAVTDLGAFSLDLIGLRATRVTVDGVPAKFRQGPRHLRVSVPHPVAAGERFSTEVRYAGRPSPRRSTWGQIGWEELEEGALVASQPVGAPTWFPCNDRPDNRARFTVAVTADAGYTVAATGRRVSVTKQGRSTRWEFRSDVPTATYLAAVHIGPYREKSLGPATVFTPGALAVRARRALADVPRMIACFEETFGTYPQEACTLVVTPDDLEIPLEAQGLAVFGANHLEPEYERLIAHELAHQWFGNSVGIGAWRDIWLNEGFACYAEWVWSEASGGPTIEDLAATAHSRVRDLRADIVIGDPGARDMFNDRVYKRGALTLLAVRRTIGAEAFAQLLTAWTGRHRHALVSTDDFIALAESFAGRPMAAFFDEWLYARELPPLPADA; this comes from the coding sequence GTGAGCGACGCGTACACGCCCTCGAGCGGCGACGCGTCGTACGACGTGGAATCCTACGACCTCGATCTCCGATACGCCGTCCGGACCAATCACCTCGAGGCCCGCGCGACCCTCAACGCGGTCGCCGTGACCGACCTCGGTGCGTTCTCGCTCGACCTCATCGGACTTCGTGCGACGCGCGTGACCGTCGATGGCGTGCCCGCGAAGTTCCGGCAGGGACCGCGCCACCTCCGCGTGAGCGTGCCGCATCCGGTCGCCGCGGGTGAGCGGTTCTCGACGGAGGTGCGCTACGCGGGAAGGCCCTCTCCCCGCAGGTCGACGTGGGGGCAGATCGGGTGGGAGGAGCTCGAGGAGGGCGCGCTGGTCGCGTCGCAGCCGGTCGGGGCGCCCACGTGGTTCCCCTGCAACGATCGCCCCGACAACCGGGCGCGCTTCACCGTGGCCGTGACCGCGGATGCCGGCTACACCGTCGCCGCCACGGGACGCCGCGTCTCGGTGACCAAGCAGGGGCGTTCGACGCGCTGGGAGTTCCGCAGCGACGTCCCGACCGCCACCTATCTCGCGGCCGTGCACATCGGGCCCTACCGCGAGAAGTCGCTGGGACCAGCGACGGTCTTCACGCCGGGCGCCTTGGCGGTGCGGGCGCGCCGGGCTCTGGCCGACGTGCCCCGCATGATCGCGTGCTTCGAGGAGACCTTCGGGACCTATCCGCAGGAGGCGTGCACCCTGGTGGTGACTCCCGATGATCTCGAGATCCCGCTGGAGGCGCAGGGACTCGCCGTCTTCGGCGCGAACCATCTCGAACCGGAGTACGAGCGGCTGATCGCCCATGAGCTCGCCCACCAGTGGTTCGGCAACAGCGTCGGGATCGGCGCGTGGCGAGACATCTGGCTCAATGAGGGCTTCGCCTGTTACGCCGAGTGGGTGTGGTCCGAGGCCTCGGGCGGGCCCACGATCGAGGATCTCGCGGCCACAGCCCACAGCCGCGTTCGCGACCTCCGTGCCGACATCGTGATCGGAGACCCGGGGGCCCGAGACATGTTCAACGATCGGGTCTACAAGCGCGGCGCGCTCACCCTCCTTGCCGTGCGCCGCACCATCGGCGCCGAGGCGTTCGCGCAGCTGCTGACCGCGTGGACCGGCCGCCACCGCCATGCTCTGGTGTCGACGGACGACTTCATCGCGCTGGCGGAATCGTTCGCGGGCCGCCCGATGGCGGCGTTCTTCGACGAGTGGCTCTACGCCCGCGAGCTTCCGCCGCTTCCCGCGGACGCGTGA
- a CDS encoding NUDIX hydrolase — protein sequence MSSAIVYAAGGVVWRVVDGKLRILLVHRTKYRDLSLPKGKVDPGETLPETAAREIHEETGIRVSLGAHIGVSHYRLPSSREKIVHYWAAEATDAAIRASSFTPNKEIAGLEWVSLKKAVKRLSYPVDVEIVERFRAFLDEGALRTFPLVILRHAKAVSRDAFDGEVDAERPLAPRGRRQANELVGPLVAFGVRKIVSSPAVRCASTVRPLAAALGCKVHLEPGISQDAWEEGRSDVRRIVGDRIRARRPVVLCSHGPVLPDIVSELALAAGSIPGSYLGSASALDTGEFSVVHLSADDPASGIVATEKHDAGV from the coding sequence ATGAGCTCGGCCATCGTCTACGCCGCCGGCGGGGTGGTGTGGCGGGTCGTCGACGGCAAGCTGCGCATCCTGCTCGTGCACCGCACGAAGTACCGCGACCTGAGCCTGCCCAAGGGCAAGGTCGACCCCGGGGAGACCCTGCCCGAGACGGCCGCGCGCGAGATCCACGAAGAGACCGGCATCCGTGTGAGCCTCGGTGCGCACATCGGCGTCTCCCATTACCGGCTTCCGTCGTCGCGGGAGAAGATCGTGCACTACTGGGCCGCCGAGGCGACCGACGCCGCGATCCGGGCGAGTTCGTTCACGCCGAACAAGGAGATCGCCGGGCTCGAGTGGGTGTCGCTGAAGAAGGCCGTGAAGCGCCTCAGCTACCCCGTCGACGTCGAGATCGTCGAGAGATTCCGCGCCTTCCTCGACGAGGGGGCCTTGCGCACCTTCCCCCTCGTGATCCTCCGACACGCCAAGGCCGTCTCGCGCGACGCGTTCGACGGCGAGGTGGACGCCGAGCGTCCGCTCGCCCCGCGCGGGCGCCGGCAGGCGAACGAGCTCGTCGGCCCGCTTGTCGCGTTCGGCGTGCGCAAGATCGTCTCCAGCCCCGCAGTGCGGTGCGCCAGCACGGTGCGTCCGCTCGCGGCCGCTCTGGGCTGCAAGGTGCACCTCGAGCCGGGGATCAGCCAGGATGCGTGGGAGGAGGGGCGATCGGATGTGCGGCGCATTGTCGGTGATCGGATCCGCGCGCGCCGGCCCGTCGTTCTGTGCAGCCACGGCCCCGTGCTTCCCGACATCGTCAGCGAGCTCGCGCTTGCGGCCGGCAGCATCCCCGGCTCGTATCTGGGGAGCGCGTCGGCGCTGGACACGGGAGAGTTCTCGGTCGTGCATCTCTCGGCAGACGACCCGGCTTCGGGCATCGTCGCCACCGAGAAGCACGACGCCGGCGTGTGA
- a CDS encoding RNA degradosome polyphosphate kinase, whose product MIEPEVLDAGLGDADDDDFDQSESFDAQLPEHRYLDREVSWLAFNQRVLELAEDELTPLLERTNFLAIFASNLDEFFMVRVAGLKRRIVTGLAVPTNVGRSPHEVLSDISAEAHALQVRHAAAWTNLVKPAMARSGIEVLSYDALDDDDRAKLYTYFQTQVFPVLMPLAVDPAHPFPYISGLSLNLAIRIRNARTGRQEFARLKVPPMLPRFVEVSRDDDAVRYLPLEDLIANNLSDLFPGMEVLDHHAFRLTRNEDFVIEEDETENLIQALEAELMRRRFGPPIRLEVTDDMDDLTLELLVNELDITEQEVYRLPGPLDLRGLFDLARIDRPDLHYPPHLPTTALAFQPGDNTERSDIFTAIRKADVLVHHPYESFATSVQSFLEQAAKDPHVLAIKQTLYRTSGDSPIIQALIDAAEAGKQVLALVEVKARFDEANNIVWARKLEKAGVHVVYGLVGLKTHCKLALVIREEEGVLRHYSHVGTGNYNPKTSRLYEDFGLFTVDDEVGRDLTRLFNELSGYAIEKKFKRLLVAPLHLRKGLLRLIDKERKNALAGKPSRVRIKVNSMVDEQIIDALYRASQAGVAVEVWVRGICSLRPGVPGLSENITVRSILGRYLEHSRIFAFENDGDPQMYIGSADMMHRNLDRRIEALVRVVAPAHLRELDDLFTLAMSDATSSWWLGADAEWTRHAQSADGAPLLDLQDRTMHDVRRRRRARAVR is encoded by the coding sequence ATGATCGAACCAGAGGTTCTCGATGCCGGTCTCGGCGACGCAGACGACGATGACTTCGACCAGTCCGAGAGCTTCGATGCGCAGCTGCCCGAGCACCGCTATCTCGATCGGGAGGTGAGCTGGCTCGCCTTCAACCAGCGCGTGCTGGAGCTGGCGGAGGACGAGCTGACACCGCTCCTGGAGCGGACGAACTTCCTCGCGATCTTCGCCAGCAACCTCGACGAGTTCTTCATGGTGCGCGTCGCCGGCCTCAAGCGCCGCATCGTCACGGGACTGGCGGTGCCCACCAACGTCGGGCGCTCGCCCCACGAGGTGCTCTCCGACATCTCCGCCGAGGCGCACGCCCTTCAGGTGCGTCATGCCGCGGCGTGGACCAATCTGGTGAAGCCCGCGATGGCCCGCAGCGGCATCGAGGTGCTCTCCTACGATGCGCTCGACGACGACGACCGGGCGAAGCTCTACACCTACTTCCAGACCCAGGTCTTCCCCGTGCTCATGCCGCTCGCGGTCGACCCGGCGCACCCCTTCCCGTACATCTCCGGGCTGTCGCTGAACCTGGCGATCCGCATCCGCAACGCCCGCACCGGCCGTCAGGAGTTCGCGCGACTGAAGGTGCCGCCCATGCTCCCGCGGTTCGTGGAGGTCTCGCGCGACGACGACGCGGTGCGGTATCTGCCGCTCGAGGACCTCATCGCCAACAACCTCAGCGACCTGTTCCCGGGGATGGAGGTGCTCGATCATCACGCGTTCCGCCTCACGCGCAACGAGGATTTCGTGATCGAGGAGGACGAGACCGAGAACCTCATCCAGGCGCTCGAGGCCGAGCTCATGCGCCGGCGCTTCGGACCTCCCATCCGCCTCGAGGTCACCGACGACATGGACGACCTCACACTCGAGCTCCTGGTGAACGAACTCGACATCACCGAGCAGGAGGTCTACCGCCTGCCCGGACCGCTCGACCTGCGCGGCCTGTTCGATCTGGCGCGCATCGATCGCCCCGATCTGCACTACCCGCCGCACCTGCCCACGACGGCGCTCGCCTTCCAGCCGGGCGACAACACCGAGCGCAGCGACATCTTCACCGCGATCCGCAAGGCGGATGTGCTCGTGCACCACCCCTACGAGTCGTTCGCGACCAGTGTGCAGAGCTTCCTCGAGCAGGCGGCGAAGGACCCCCACGTTCTGGCCATCAAGCAGACGCTGTACCGCACGTCGGGCGACAGCCCGATCATCCAGGCGCTCATCGACGCGGCAGAGGCCGGCAAGCAGGTTCTCGCTCTCGTCGAGGTGAAGGCGCGCTTCGACGAGGCCAACAACATCGTGTGGGCGCGCAAGCTCGAGAAGGCGGGCGTGCACGTCGTGTACGGCCTCGTCGGGCTCAAGACGCACTGCAAACTCGCCCTCGTGATCCGCGAGGAGGAGGGGGTGCTGCGCCACTACAGCCACGTCGGCACGGGGAACTACAACCCCAAGACCAGTCGGCTGTACGAGGACTTCGGCCTGTTCACCGTCGACGACGAGGTCGGCCGCGACCTCACCCGCCTCTTCAACGAACTGAGCGGATACGCGATCGAGAAGAAGTTCAAGCGGCTCCTGGTCGCTCCGCTGCACCTGCGCAAGGGGCTCCTCCGGCTCATCGACAAGGAGCGCAAGAACGCGCTGGCCGGCAAGCCGTCCCGGGTGCGGATCAAGGTCAACTCGATGGTCGACGAGCAGATCATCGACGCGCTGTACCGCGCCAGCCAGGCGGGGGTTGCCGTGGAGGTGTGGGTGCGCGGCATCTGCTCCCTCCGCCCCGGTGTGCCGGGCCTGAGCGAGAACATCACGGTGCGGAGCATCCTCGGGCGCTACCTCGAGCATTCCCGCATCTTCGCGTTCGAGAACGACGGCGATCCGCAGATGTACATCGGCAGCGCCGACATGATGCACCGGAACCTCGATCGGCGCATCGAGGCGCTCGTGCGGGTCGTCGCCCCCGCGCACCTCCGCGAGCTGGACGATCTGTTCACCCTCGCCATGAGCGACGCCACCAGCTCGTGGTGGCTGGGCGCGGACGCGGAATGGACGCGCCACGCCCAGAGCGCCGACGGCGCACCGCTGCTGGACCTGCAGGATCGCACCATGCACGACGTGCGGCGACGCCGTCGCGCACGGGCCGTCCGATGA
- a CDS encoding winged helix-turn-helix domain-containing protein, which yields MAQLLVLSSAQGGGPVLPSLELLSHRVRQIPAEAAQLVNAPSSDVIFIDARVDLVGAKSLSKILNTTGADAPLILIVTEGGLTAVSTDWGVDDVILVTAGPAEVDARIRLAIGRKSQDQGSSRIQTSGISIDESSYSAKVHGKPLDLTYKEFQLLHFFATHPSRVFTREQLLSEVWGYDYFGGTRTVDVHVRRLRAKLGDLEQLIGTVRNVGYRFNVYEDDQVPAPRERGEAS from the coding sequence TTGGCACAGCTTCTGGTTCTCAGCTCCGCACAGGGGGGCGGCCCTGTCCTGCCCTCGCTCGAACTGCTGAGTCATCGCGTGCGACAGATCCCGGCCGAAGCCGCGCAATTGGTGAACGCGCCGAGCTCCGACGTCATCTTCATCGACGCGCGCGTCGACCTGGTCGGCGCCAAGTCGCTCAGCAAGATCCTGAACACCACCGGCGCCGACGCTCCGCTGATCCTCATCGTCACCGAGGGCGGACTGACCGCCGTGTCGACCGACTGGGGCGTCGACGACGTGATCCTCGTGACCGCCGGTCCCGCGGAGGTGGATGCGCGCATCCGCCTCGCGATCGGACGCAAGAGCCAGGACCAGGGATCGAGCCGCATCCAGACCTCCGGCATCTCCATCGACGAGTCGTCGTACTCCGCGAAGGTGCACGGCAAGCCGCTCGATCTGACCTACAAGGAGTTCCAGCTCCTGCACTTCTTCGCCACGCATCCTTCCCGGGTCTTCACGCGCGAGCAGCTTCTCAGCGAGGTGTGGGGATACGACTACTTCGGCGGCACCCGCACGGTCGACGTGCACGTTCGTCGCCTGCGTGCCAAGCTCGGCGACCTGGAGCAGCTCATCGGGACGGTCCGGAACGTCGGCTACCGCTTCAACGTCTACGAAGACGACCAGGTCCCGGCGCCGCGCGAACGCGGCGAAGCGTCCTAG
- a CDS encoding FABP family protein, translating to MLDLPTDIAADLAPLSWLIGVWEGTGVLDYTAGDTRFSGEFTHRVSFSHDGGDHLNYSADAWTIGADGGRVPLVAEVGFWRLERPAVATDAGPALLPPRAPGPARTADDVEKLRNAEGGFDIQAQIVHSDGVGELYLGQIKGPRIDLATDAVVRTAGARDYAAATRMYGLVEGDLLWAWDIAALAHDLRSHASARLKRAE from the coding sequence GTGCTCGATCTGCCGACCGACATCGCCGCAGACCTCGCCCCGCTCTCCTGGCTCATCGGGGTGTGGGAGGGCACCGGCGTTCTGGACTACACCGCCGGCGACACCCGCTTCTCGGGGGAGTTCACCCATCGGGTGAGCTTCAGCCACGACGGCGGCGACCACCTGAACTACTCCGCCGACGCCTGGACGATCGGAGCCGACGGCGGCCGTGTGCCGCTGGTCGCCGAGGTCGGCTTCTGGCGTCTGGAGCGTCCGGCGGTCGCCACCGACGCCGGCCCGGCTCTGCTGCCGCCGCGTGCGCCCGGACCCGCTCGCACGGCGGATGACGTCGAGAAGCTCCGCAACGCCGAGGGCGGGTTCGACATCCAGGCCCAGATCGTCCACTCCGACGGCGTCGGCGAGCTCTATCTCGGTCAGATCAAGGGGCCGCGCATCGACCTGGCCACCGACGCGGTCGTGCGCACCGCCGGTGCGCGGGACTACGCCGCGGCCACGCGTATGTACGGGCTCGTCGAGGGAGATCTGCTCTGGGCGTGGGACATCGCCGCTCTCGCACACGACCTGCGATCGCACGCGTCGGCACGTCTGAAGCGCGCGGAGTGA
- a CDS encoding YgfZ/GcvT domain-containing protein: MIDSARVPGAVIEGGVLQHLGSPLGEQRALAGGRAVAVLGDRRVLAVTGEDRLSWLDSLTSQALRTLEPGVSTELLVLDPQGRVEHAAAVLDDGETTWLLVDAGDADALLIWLQRMRFRLRVELRDAGDEYTVVGGASDAVAPWAASVDGRPLVWRDPWPDVAVGGWAYAATDPHPGGQRGWAEALVTSDRAEALVEAAARGEAALAGVIAADALRVAAWRPRWAAEVDGRLLPHEADWLRTAVHLDKGCYRGQETVAKVHNLGHPPRRLVSLHLDGSDSVLPERGAAVRAGGDVVGEITSAALHFEDGPIALALVKRSAPVPGTLTVDSSAGDIAAAAETIVPPDAGRTAAVPRMPRLGRRTAAG; encoded by the coding sequence ATGATCGATTCTGCGCGCGTGCCCGGGGCGGTGATCGAGGGCGGAGTGCTCCAGCACCTCGGGTCACCGCTCGGCGAGCAGCGCGCCCTTGCCGGCGGTCGGGCGGTGGCCGTGCTCGGCGACCGCCGCGTGCTCGCTGTCACCGGCGAGGACCGGCTGTCGTGGCTGGACTCCCTGACATCGCAGGCGCTGCGCACCCTCGAGCCCGGTGTCAGCACCGAGCTGCTCGTGCTCGACCCGCAGGGGCGTGTCGAACACGCCGCTGCCGTGCTCGACGACGGCGAGACGACCTGGCTGCTCGTCGACGCCGGCGACGCCGACGCGCTCCTGATCTGGCTGCAGCGGATGCGGTTCCGGCTTCGGGTCGAGCTCCGCGACGCCGGTGACGAGTACACCGTGGTGGGCGGCGCGTCCGATGCCGTCGCGCCGTGGGCGGCATCCGTCGACGGCAGGCCGCTCGTGTGGCGCGACCCCTGGCCTGACGTCGCCGTGGGCGGCTGGGCGTACGCCGCGACCGATCCCCACCCGGGGGGCCAGCGCGGATGGGCCGAGGCGCTCGTCACGTCCGACCGCGCCGAGGCGCTGGTCGAGGCCGCCGCGCGGGGAGAAGCGGCCCTCGCCGGCGTGATCGCCGCCGACGCCCTTCGCGTCGCCGCCTGGCGGCCCCGGTGGGCCGCCGAGGTCGACGGGCGGCTGCTGCCCCATGAGGCCGACTGGCTGCGCACGGCCGTGCACCTGGACAAGGGGTGCTACCGCGGGCAGGAGACCGTCGCCAAGGTGCACAACCTGGGGCATCCTCCGCGTCGCCTCGTCTCCCTGCATCTCGACGGCAGCGACAGCGTGCTGCCCGAGCGCGGTGCGGCGGTGCGTGCCGGTGGTGACGTGGTCGGCGAGATCACGTCCGCGGCGCTGCATTTCGAAGACGGTCCGATCGCTCTCGCGCTCGTCAAGCGATCCGCGCCGGTGCCGGGCACGCTCACGGTGGACAGCTCGGCGGGTGACATCGCCGCGGCCGCGGAGACGATCGTTCCGCCCGATGCCGGGCGCACCGCCGCGGTCCCGCGCATGCCGCGGCTCGGGCGACGCACCGCGGCCGGGTGA
- a CDS encoding FUSC family protein yields MSDAPPPLTEAIPVGWRAQLDPRPRLRRLRDSANAIVQIVVAATAAYAFAHYLLGHPAPLIAATVTVSSLGLVRDARPRRVLQTVLGMLVGILVAEVIAMVAGSGWWQLAIALAVTMTVARLLSAHAGFTIAAAIQAIIVIVVPAETPFLRLVDGVVGGIAALAVTALIPRNPHKAERRDAAALFLAVQKTMDTLVQSLRRGDRLRAERGLQRARALQKHVDRWADSLDSGLSIARISPFLRRARGELLRHDRVRQAMDLATRNLRVVARRAVYQTDDRRPRVVVAETLAEIARVMALVEDSLDDIALAPAAREAGRAVASRLDPRTILPDADLGEQNLIVAMRPLVTDLLTATGMTPDEARECLPRL; encoded by the coding sequence ATGAGCGACGCGCCGCCGCCGCTGACCGAGGCGATCCCGGTCGGATGGCGTGCCCAGCTCGATCCTCGACCGCGGCTCCGGCGGCTGCGCGACTCGGCGAACGCCATCGTGCAGATCGTGGTCGCCGCAACGGCGGCGTACGCCTTCGCCCACTATCTCCTCGGGCATCCGGCACCGCTCATCGCGGCGACGGTGACCGTCTCCAGCCTCGGGCTCGTGCGCGACGCGCGGCCACGACGCGTGCTGCAGACCGTGCTCGGCATGCTCGTGGGCATCCTCGTCGCCGAAGTGATCGCGATGGTCGCTGGGTCGGGCTGGTGGCAGCTGGCGATCGCGCTCGCCGTCACGATGACCGTCGCACGCCTGCTGTCGGCCCACGCCGGGTTCACCATCGCGGCGGCGATCCAGGCCATCATCGTCATCGTCGTCCCGGCGGAGACGCCCTTCCTGAGACTGGTGGACGGCGTGGTCGGCGGGATCGCCGCCCTCGCGGTGACCGCGCTGATCCCGAGGAACCCGCACAAGGCGGAACGGCGGGATGCGGCGGCCCTCTTCCTCGCGGTGCAGAAGACGATGGACACCCTCGTGCAGTCGCTGCGACGCGGCGACAGGCTGCGCGCGGAGCGCGGTCTGCAGCGAGCGCGGGCGCTGCAGAAGCACGTCGACCGCTGGGCCGATTCGCTCGACTCCGGCCTGTCGATCGCGCGCATCTCGCCGTTCCTGCGCCGCGCCCGCGGCGAACTGCTGCGGCACGACCGTGTGCGGCAGGCGATGGATCTCGCGACCCGCAACCTGCGCGTGGTGGCGCGGCGGGCGGTGTACCAGACCGACGACCGTCGCCCCCGGGTCGTCGTCGCCGAGACGCTGGCCGAGATCGCGCGCGTCATGGCGCTGGTGGAGGACTCGCTCGACGACATCGCGCTCGCCCCGGCCGCGCGCGAGGCCGGGAGGGCGGTGGCCTCCCGGCTGGACCCTCGGACGATCCTTCCCGACGCGGACCTCGGGGAGCAGAACCTCATCGTCGCGATGCGCCCGCTCGTGACCGACCTGCTCACGGCCACCGGGATGACACCCGACGAGGCGCGGGAGTGCCTGCCGCGCCTGTGA
- a CDS encoding class I SAM-dependent methyltransferase, with product MAPSPPSSRTTIVGRATRGTTGTNRLRRVDRWLARHPALRRTDDALVVDLGFGASAVTSLELHARLARRRQDVEVRGLEIDPERVARATAQLERVRSGETPFAAATAVSFARGGFEIPTPDGRRPVAIRAFNVLRQYEESDVAGAWDRMTARLQPGGVLVEGTCDEIGRVATWIAVGADGRPATLTLSLRLTDLDSPAVAAERLPKALIHRNVPGEPVHAFLRDLAASWERSTALRAFGPVDRWRRTLEVTAASGWPLRDRSRWRLGEVTIPWEAIAPQP from the coding sequence GTGGCCCCATCTCCCCCGTCCTCGCGCACGACGATCGTGGGCCGCGCCACCCGTGGCACTACGGGGACCAACCGTCTCCGTCGCGTGGATCGCTGGCTGGCCCGCCACCCGGCTCTGCGGCGCACGGACGACGCGCTCGTGGTCGACCTGGGTTTCGGCGCGAGCGCAGTCACCTCGCTCGAACTGCACGCACGACTGGCGCGCAGGCGACAGGATGTCGAGGTGCGCGGCCTCGAGATCGATCCCGAGCGCGTAGCGCGCGCGACCGCCCAGCTCGAGCGCGTGCGCTCCGGCGAGACGCCCTTCGCGGCGGCCACGGCCGTGTCCTTCGCGCGGGGTGGCTTCGAGATCCCCACCCCGGACGGTCGTCGACCGGTCGCGATCCGAGCGTTCAACGTGCTGCGGCAGTACGAGGAGTCCGATGTCGCCGGCGCGTGGGACCGCATGACCGCGCGCCTGCAGCCGGGAGGCGTGCTCGTGGAGGGCACGTGCGATGAGATCGGCCGGGTCGCGACGTGGATCGCCGTCGGCGCGGACGGGCGCCCCGCGACCCTCACCCTCTCGCTGCGGCTGACCGACCTCGACTCCCCCGCCGTCGCCGCCGAGCGACTGCCCAAGGCCCTCATCCACCGCAACGTGCCCGGCGAGCCGGTGCACGCCTTCCTGCGCGACCTCGCGGCATCCTGGGAGCGCTCGACCGCGCTGCGAGCCTTCGGGCCGGTGGACCGGTGGCGCCGCACACTCGAGGTCACCGCGGCATCCGGATGGCCGCTGCGGGATCGCTCGAGGTGGCGTCTGGGAGAGGTCACCATCCCGTGGGAGGCGATCGCACCGCAGCCGTGA
- a CDS encoding phosphoglyceromutase, with amino-acid sequence MSEPYTLILLRHGQSEWNKTNQFTGWVDVRLTEQGKSEAARGGSLLAESGMLPDVLHTSLLSRAIQTADIALDAADRLWIPVKRTWRLNERHYGALQGKDKAQTLEEFGEEQFMLWRRSFDVPPPPLPADAEYSQVGDPRYADIDGDVPETESLKLVIDRMLPYWHSDIVPDLQAGKTVLVTAHGNSLRGLVKHLEGISDDDIAALNIPTGIPLVYRLDESLTPLGPGEYLDPEAAAAGAAAVASQGKG; translated from the coding sequence ATGAGCGAGCCGTACACGCTGATCCTCCTCCGCCATGGCCAGAGCGAATGGAACAAGACCAACCAGTTCACCGGGTGGGTCGATGTCCGCCTCACCGAGCAGGGGAAGTCCGAAGCCGCCCGCGGCGGCTCGCTGCTCGCCGAATCAGGGATGCTCCCCGACGTGCTGCACACGTCGCTGCTGAGCCGCGCCATCCAGACCGCCGACATCGCCCTCGACGCCGCCGACCGGCTCTGGATCCCGGTCAAGCGCACGTGGCGCCTCAACGAGAGGCACTACGGCGCGCTGCAGGGCAAGGACAAGGCGCAGACCCTCGAGGAGTTCGGCGAGGAGCAGTTCATGCTCTGGCGTCGGTCCTTCGACGTTCCGCCGCCGCCGCTTCCGGCAGACGCCGAGTACAGCCAGGTGGGCGACCCGCGCTACGCCGACATCGACGGCGACGTGCCCGAGACCGAGTCGCTCAAGCTCGTCATCGATCGCATGCTGCCGTACTGGCACAGCGACATCGTGCCCGACCTCCAGGCGGGCAAGACCGTGCTGGTGACCGCCCACGGCAACTCCCTGCGCGGCCTCGTCAAGCACCTCGAGGGCATCAGCGACGACGACATCGCCGCGCTGAACATCCCGACCGGAATCCCGCTCGTCTACCGTCTCGACGAGTCCCTGACCCCGCTGGGCCCCGGCGAGTACCTCGATCCGGAGGCCGCCGCCGCCGGCGCCGCCGCGGTCGCCTCGCAGGGCAAGGGCTGA
- the phoU gene encoding phosphate signaling complex protein PhoU: MREVFHQTLEDVQSRLVEISELVTIAMEKASTAFEKSDVSLAEEVIEADIIIDEKAVALDELAIEILARQQPVARDLRIVVSALRMSASLERMGDIAEHVAQLVRMRFPERVVPHGLKSTFTKMGELDVAAARTLTDLLRTEDLRLAEQIREIDDKIDELHVSVFEKVLSESWDHEASATVDATLASRFHERFGDHAVSVAKKVLYLATGDWASHDQEIDTTIVASD, translated from the coding sequence ATGCGCGAAGTCTTCCACCAGACCCTCGAAGACGTGCAGTCACGTCTCGTCGAGATCTCCGAACTCGTCACGATCGCGATGGAGAAGGCCTCCACCGCGTTCGAGAAGAGCGATGTCTCCCTCGCCGAGGAGGTCATCGAGGCCGACATCATCATCGATGAGAAGGCGGTGGCGCTCGACGAGCTGGCCATCGAGATCCTCGCTCGTCAGCAGCCGGTCGCACGCGACCTGCGCATCGTCGTCAGCGCCCTGCGCATGAGCGCCTCGCTCGAGCGCATGGGCGACATCGCCGAGCACGTCGCACAGCTCGTGCGCATGCGCTTCCCGGAGCGCGTCGTGCCCCACGGCCTGAAGTCCACCTTCACCAAGATGGGCGAGCTCGACGTGGCTGCAGCACGAACCCTCACCGACCTGCTGCGCACCGAGGACCTCCGCCTGGCGGAGCAGATCCGCGAGATCGACGACAAGATCGACGAGCTGCACGTGAGCGTCTTCGAGAAGGTGCTGTCGGAGTCATGGGACCACGAGGCCTCCGCGACCGTCGACGCGACGCTCGCGAGCCGCTTCCACGAGCGCTTCGGCGACCACGCCGTCTCCGTGGCGAAGAAGGTCCTCTACCTCGCCACCGGCGACTGGGCCAGCCACGACCAGGAGATCGACACCACGATCGTCGCATCCGACTGA